In a single window of the Nocardioides sp. L-11A genome:
- a CDS encoding glycerol-3-phosphate dehydrogenase/oxidase has product MNPAALSPRARSAALKRLATQHLDVLVIGAGVVGSGAALDAATRGLTVGLVEARDFASGTSSRSSKLIHGGLRYLEMLDFRLVAEALKERGLLMQRLAPHLVRPVPFLYPLTGLGWERWYAGTGVAMYDALSKASGYGDGLPLHQHLTRRGARKAFPSLRKDALVGAIRYYDAQVDDARHTMFLARTAATYGAAVASRTRVLGLVKESERVVGAEVIDLETGHRFEIRASQVINATGVWTDETQAMARERGQFKVRASKGIHLVVPRDRIRGETGLILRTEKSVLFVIPWKRHWIIGTTDTDWELSKDHPAASSSDIDYLLEHVNRVLEVPLTRDDVEGVYAGLRPLLAGESEATSQLSREHAVAHSVPGLVVVAGGKYTTYRVMAADAVDEAVHGLETVLGRRAGECVTERVPLVGADGYQALWNQRRALAAQSGLAINRVEHLLERYGSLVLEVLDLIAAEPELGEPLPGAEDYLKAEAVYAVTHEGARHLDDILTRRLRVSFETFDRGVGAAPHVADLVRGHLRWDADQTAREVEHYLKRVEAERESQRQPDDHTADAARKGAPDVVPVSRIAEEIESMEGS; this is encoded by the coding sequence ATGAATCCCGCCGCGCTCTCCCCGCGGGCCCGCAGCGCCGCCCTCAAGCGCCTCGCCACACAGCACCTCGACGTGCTGGTCATCGGCGCAGGTGTGGTCGGCTCCGGCGCCGCGCTCGACGCGGCCACCCGGGGCCTGACGGTCGGGCTCGTCGAGGCGCGCGACTTCGCCTCCGGCACGTCGAGCCGCAGCTCCAAGCTGATCCACGGCGGCCTGCGCTATCTGGAGATGCTGGACTTCCGGCTGGTGGCCGAGGCGCTCAAGGAGCGCGGCCTGCTCATGCAGCGCCTGGCCCCGCACCTGGTCCGTCCGGTGCCCTTCCTCTACCCGCTGACCGGGCTGGGCTGGGAACGCTGGTACGCCGGCACCGGCGTCGCGATGTACGACGCGCTGTCCAAGGCGAGCGGCTACGGCGACGGTCTGCCGCTGCACCAGCACCTGACCCGGCGCGGTGCGCGCAAGGCGTTCCCCTCACTGCGCAAGGACGCGCTCGTGGGCGCGATCCGCTACTACGACGCCCAGGTCGACGACGCGCGGCACACGATGTTCTTGGCGCGCACCGCGGCGACGTACGGCGCGGCCGTGGCGTCGCGCACCCGCGTGCTCGGACTGGTCAAGGAGAGCGAGCGGGTCGTCGGCGCCGAGGTGATCGACCTCGAGACCGGCCACCGCTTCGAGATCCGGGCCTCCCAGGTGATCAACGCGACCGGTGTGTGGACCGACGAGACCCAGGCGATGGCGCGCGAGCGCGGCCAGTTCAAGGTGCGTGCCAGCAAGGGCATCCACCTGGTGGTGCCGCGCGACCGGATCCGCGGCGAGACCGGGCTGATCCTGCGCACCGAGAAGTCCGTGCTCTTCGTGATCCCGTGGAAGCGGCACTGGATCATCGGCACCACCGACACCGACTGGGAGCTGTCCAAGGACCACCCGGCGGCGAGCAGCAGCGACATCGACTACCTGCTGGAGCACGTCAACCGGGTGCTGGAGGTGCCGCTGACCCGCGACGACGTCGAGGGGGTGTACGCCGGTCTCCGGCCGCTGCTGGCCGGCGAGTCCGAGGCCACCTCCCAGCTCTCGCGCGAGCATGCCGTGGCCCACAGCGTGCCCGGGCTCGTCGTCGTCGCGGGCGGCAAGTACACGACCTACCGGGTGATGGCGGCCGACGCCGTCGACGAGGCCGTCCACGGCCTGGAGACCGTGCTGGGCCGCAGGGCGGGGGAGTGCGTGACCGAGCGGGTGCCGCTCGTCGGCGCCGACGGCTACCAGGCGCTGTGGAACCAGCGCCGCGCGCTCGCCGCCCAGTCCGGGCTGGCGATCAACCGCGTCGAGCACCTCCTGGAGCGCTACGGGTCGCTGGTGCTGGAGGTGCTCGACCTGATCGCCGCCGAGCCCGAGCTGGGGGAGCCGCTGCCGGGCGCCGAGGACTACCTCAAGGCCGAGGCGGTCTACGCCGTCACCCACGAGGGCGCGCGGCACCTCGACGACATCCTCACCCGGCGGCTGCGGGTCTCGTTCGAGACCTTCGACCGCGGGGTCGGCGCCGCGCCGCACGTGGCCGACCTGGTGCGCGGGCACCTGCGCTGGGACGCCGACCAGACCGCGCGTGAGGTCGAGCACTACCTCAAGCGCGTCGAGGCCGAGCGCGAGAGCCAGCGGCAGCCGGACGACCACACGGCCGATGCCGCGCGCAAGGGTGCGCCGGACGTCGTACCGGTGTCGAGGATCGCCGAGGAGATCGAGTCGATGGAGGGCTCCTGA
- a CDS encoding SDR family oxidoreductase — protein MDLQLKDRVYLLTGATRGLGRATAEALVADGARVVVSGRDAAAVEATVAALGGDGSARGVVADNADPGTPAALLGAAQDAWGRVDGVLISVGGPPAGLITEMTDEQWTAAFGTVFLGAVRLAREVGAVLGASPDGGSIAFVLSTSVREPIIDLAISNGLRPGLAMAAKTLADELGPCGVRVNGLLPGRIGTERVAQLDAARGDAERARAEMSAQIPLRRYGLPEEFGRVAAFLLSPAASYLSGVMLPVDGGLLRPL, from the coding sequence ATGGACCTGCAGTTGAAGGACCGCGTCTACCTGCTCACCGGCGCGACCCGTGGACTGGGTCGCGCCACGGCGGAGGCGCTGGTCGCGGACGGTGCCCGGGTCGTCGTGTCGGGCCGCGACGCCGCGGCCGTCGAGGCGACCGTGGCCGCGCTCGGCGGTGACGGGAGCGCCCGAGGCGTGGTCGCCGACAATGCGGACCCCGGTACGCCGGCGGCGCTGCTCGGCGCGGCGCAGGACGCCTGGGGTCGGGTGGACGGTGTCCTGATCAGCGTGGGCGGGCCGCCCGCGGGGCTGATCACCGAGATGACCGACGAGCAGTGGACGGCTGCGTTCGGCACGGTCTTCCTCGGCGCGGTCCGGCTCGCCCGCGAGGTCGGGGCGGTGCTCGGCGCCTCACCTGATGGCGGCTCCATCGCGTTCGTGCTGTCGACCAGCGTCCGCGAGCCGATCATCGACCTCGCCATCTCCAACGGCCTGCGGCCGGGCCTGGCGATGGCGGCCAAGACCCTCGCCGACGAGCTCGGTCCGTGTGGGGTGAGGGTCAACGGGCTGCTGCCCGGCCGGATCGGCACCGAACGGGTCGCCCAGCTCGACGCGGCCCGTGGCGACGCCGAGCGGGCTCGCGCCGAGATGTCGGCCCAGATCCCGCTGCGGCGCTACGGCCTGCCCGAGGAGTTCGGCCGGGTGGCGGCGTTCCTGCTGTCGCCCGCGGCGTCGTACCTGTCCGGGGTGATGCTGCCCGTCGACGGCGGGCTGCTCCGCCCGCTCTGA
- a CDS encoding SURF1 family protein translates to MFSWLSSWRFLLSRRWVLFLVAIIVVGWATWWLGEWQFGRLEDRKDRNAVVRANEDRAPAEVGEVLAPGRKVGEEDEWRVVTATGEYDRDDTVVVRYRTRNGYPGVEVVVPLVTADGTTLLVDRGWFGTDDPLIKGAALPAPPAGQVTITGWVRADGTGKSTAVDDHSTRAIASGPIGEAIDREVYTGFVALKAEDPSPAEELAAVQLPELDEGPHFFYGLQWWFFGVLAFGGFLYLAWDERRLGPRGERTGTKRRSGGPFSRQSGRSSPPSTGSITPDRYDAAGDSRNAATRPNSSGRP, encoded by the coding sequence GTGTTCTCCTGGCTGTCCTCGTGGCGCTTCCTGCTCAGTCGCCGCTGGGTGCTCTTCCTCGTGGCGATCATCGTCGTCGGCTGGGCGACGTGGTGGCTCGGCGAGTGGCAGTTCGGCCGGCTCGAGGACCGCAAGGACCGCAACGCCGTCGTCCGCGCCAACGAGGACCGCGCGCCGGCCGAGGTCGGCGAGGTGCTCGCCCCGGGCCGGAAGGTCGGCGAGGAGGACGAGTGGCGGGTGGTCACCGCCACCGGCGAGTACGACCGCGACGACACCGTCGTGGTCCGCTACCGCACCCGCAACGGCTACCCGGGCGTCGAGGTGGTCGTCCCTCTCGTCACCGCGGACGGTACGACGCTCCTGGTCGACCGCGGCTGGTTCGGCACGGACGATCCGCTGATCAAGGGCGCCGCGCTCCCCGCCCCGCCGGCGGGCCAGGTGACGATCACCGGCTGGGTCCGGGCCGACGGCACCGGCAAGAGCACCGCGGTCGACGACCACTCGACCCGGGCGATCGCGAGCGGCCCGATCGGCGAGGCCATCGACCGGGAGGTCTACACCGGGTTCGTCGCCCTCAAGGCCGAGGACCCGTCGCCGGCCGAGGAGCTGGCGGCCGTGCAGCTGCCCGAGCTCGACGAGGGCCCGCACTTCTTCTACGGCCTGCAGTGGTGGTTCTTCGGCGTCCTGGCGTTCGGCGGCTTCCTCTACCTCGCCTGGGACGAGCGACGCCTCGGCCCGCGCGGTGAGCGCACGGGCACGAAGCGCCGCTCGGGCGGCCCGTTCTCGCGTCAGAGCGGGCGGAGCAGCCCGCCGTCGACGGGCAGCATCACCCCGGACAGGTACGACGCCGCGGGCGACAGCAGGAACGCCGCCACCCGGCCGAACTCCTCGGGCAGGCCGTAG